Within Vicia villosa cultivar HV-30 ecotype Madison, WI linkage group LG1, Vvil1.0, whole genome shotgun sequence, the genomic segment TCTTTAAATTTAAGAGATCTAAATTGAATTGCTTATTGTTAAATAACTGAATTAAACTGAATCGTAATTAACCGAACCAAAgctaaaaatttaaaacaaaattaactaATCAAATATATAGTATTTATaatatgttttaataaaaaaaatcaaactgaataataacaaaaatttcaaaatataataattagaataaaaatattaatattaatagtttGGGTTGGTCTGAAATTTACACACGATATTTCAAACCAATACTTTAATTTAGTTCAATTTGATTCTTTGAACATTTTTGTTATTAAATTTCTTTCTTAACCATACTATAAACAAGCCTAACATTGATCTTTCTTGTATTGGGTCAGTTATGAATTGATGTATCGACATGTACCATGCATGTGCATGGTCAACAACTTCATATTTCCCTTTCACACAAAAACGTCAGCTTCATAACTATCCGCATTAAATAAGATTTCTTTTCTGTTAAgccaatatattttaaaaaagtatTAATCTTTGAAAGGCATAAATTTTTAATTGAGAAAAAATAAGTGTAGCACTAAATTTGTTTTTACTTGAAGAAAAAATAACTAAATTCTTCATTAATTATTGGCGGCCTATATATTTGGCTATTGACAAAATATTATAGAAGCACGTTTTCAATGAGTTAATGTGAAAGGTTGAAAGCAACTGTAGCAATGCATGTTTATTGTAGCACAATTATCACTCAACTTCTCTTTGTTCCTTTTCTCAATCATGCTAGTTTTCCAATTTTAGTGTTTCTTTTGTTGTGAAGGAAAAATATCCTATCCAATTTTAGGTTGTGACAAGTGTTTCTATGACCACAATTAATTATACATATGTTAATTTGACTAATTTGTTGGAAAAGTTTTACTGTCTATTACTTGAACACTTTCTCTATCTTAACATGTTGCTTTTATTTTCCATTTGTTGTGTTGTGGGTCATGAAGACCAAAAAGTTAGTCCAAGCCATTtttcaatttatatttttttctgaaTTAAATTAATcttcaaattttcactttttaaaatgaataattaaaatataacaaattaTAATATCTTTAAAGAACTACAATTGAGTTTACTTAACAAGATCATTTATGGATCTAAAGTAAACAACTTATAAACATAATCGtcttaaatttgaatttaattgaaatacaccgACGGTGCATAGCAATTAAACTCTTTAAATTTACCATAATTTAacggtaaaaaaataaataaaaactctattttattacaatttaattatgataaatattttaaaaagtaaataaaaactctattttattacaatttaatcatgacaaatattttaaaataattttaatcacAGTTTAACCACAGcaaattttaaatatatgtgataagcatttttattcattttgaaAAGCAATACATGTCAATCCTTAGACTCTTCTATGGCATACCTttagaaaagagaaaataaatttaatttcaatgacTGATTTTGACATTCATCTACTTTCTCCACATAACAACGTGTGGCACTCACATTTCAACACCTCATGTCTTTGAGCTAGTCCTTGCTAACTAGTTCAAATTCAATTGCAATTAATTATTGTTTAAACTTTAAAGTTTCTAAAAAAAGTAACTTTTTTGAAAAGTTAACTATGTGTAATTAAGCTAAAGCTAACTTGTTTATGAAGGAATTGAAGGAAAACCATGCACCATGGTGATAAGGACTTTGCATTGGACAGTGCCACATTATTGGATATGGGGTTTGCCATTTTTCTTGTTCTACTCAACAAGATCTTCTCAGTTACTCCACCAAAGACCAAACCAAGGCTTACTTAGAGCTCTTCTATGCTTCATGTTATCTCCAATGGTATAAACATGATTAACATTTTCATTAACAAACTCTTAAACCGATAATTAACTTTATACTAGCTAATTGTTTCTTGATGTGTTTAATCCAAAATCTGTTATAGAGGCTTGGCATTTCAAAGTTCATTGAGTCCTACCTTCTGTCAAAAGCGCCGTTGGAGAAGTATGGCTTAAAACCTGAACACCCTTTTGAGGAAGACTATGCGTCGTGCCAAATGGCTATCATGCCGGAGAATTTCTTCTCTGAAGTGGAAAAAGGCAAGATTGTATTTAAAAAGGCGTCGAAGTGGTGGTTCTGTAAAGACGGGATCGAGTTTGAAGATGGCGCTAAGGTGGATGCGGATGTAGTGATCCTTGCAACTGGTTTTGAAGGAAAGAAAAAGCTCAAAGCGATTTTACCTGAACCTTTTTGTAGTCTGTTGGAGTATCCTTCTGGTCTTATGCCGTTATACAGGTAAGAAACGTTGCGGCCGTCTTTTCTATAAGCATAACTTTTGCGCTTTTCTATAACTAGGATCGTGATCGTGCTATTTATGACAGGGGAACTATCCATCCATTGATTCCGAACATGGCTTTTGTCGGATACGTTGAGAGCGTTTCGAATCTCCACTCTTCAGAGCTACGCTCAATGTGGCTTTCAGGGCTTGTAGACGACAAATTCAAGCTACCAAAAGTCGAGAGAATGCTTTCGCAAACAGTTGAGGAGATGGAAGTAATGAAAAAGTCTACAAGGTTCTATAAAAGACACTGCATTTCAACATATAGCATCAACCATAGCGATGAAATATGTAACGATCTCGGATGGAGTTCGTGGAGAAAGAAGAACTGGATATCCGAAGCATTCGGCCCTTACAGCAGTCAAGACTACGAGAAGGAAGAATGAATACATAGCCTATAACCATTTATGTAACAATTgcataaaaataatcaaattatAAGAATAATAAAAGCATGGTTATAGCcatgttaataaaataaatcatagGTATTGCTGATATATGACATTGTTGTGACAATTGAAGGTAATATTTCCATCGCAATACGTTACAATTGTTTGCTCTCTATAGAAGAAAGAGTATTATTTTTATCACTATCATGTGACCAAAGTGTTCAAAATCAGCTACTTAATTACAATGGTTTCATACAGAAGGATACAGAAGCTTTAAAGGCTTTGAAGTAGTTTCAAGGTCTCGTCGATGTGCTTTTCGGGTTGGAACTGGTTGTTGTAAACGAGCTGAACCACGCCGTTTTTGTCAATAACATAAGTCTCTCTCCCTGGC encodes:
- the LOC131629937 gene encoding probable flavin-containing monooxygenase 1, coding for MSMINENNENIHPKIVSKIGIIGGGVSGIAIAKQLSHLNPIVFEASDSIGGVWKHCTYNSTKLQSHRRDYEFTDFPWPNRDNNDFPTHVEVLDYLRSYAKYFDVVKNIRFKSKVVELRFCGNPNSEFGGVGLSCDLEYGSLLPGETMWDVAVQTNDSHAIQWYSFEFVVVCIGKYGDIPKIPMFPRKRGPEVFKGKVLHTLDYCKLDQQAANQLLSNKKVVVVGFKKSALDLAMECAQANQGIEGKPCTMVIRTLHWTVPHYWIWGLPFFLFYSTRSSQLLHQRPNQGLLRALLCFMLSPMRLGISKFIESYLLSKAPLEKYGLKPEHPFEEDYASCQMAIMPENFFSEVEKGKIVFKKASKWWFCKDGIEFEDGAKVDADVVILATGFEGKKKLKAILPEPFCSLLEYPSGLMPLYRGTIHPLIPNMAFVGYVESVSNLHSSELRSMWLSGLVDDKFKLPKVERMLSQTVEEMEVMKKSTRFYKRHCISTYSINHSDEICNDLGWSSWRKKNWISEAFGPYSSQDYEKEE